One Tepidibacillus fermentans genomic window, GTAAATTGGCAACAGAAACATTCGGTCCTTGGTAAACTTCATATTTACTCACAATCTCTTCTGGACCATATAAAGTCACATCTTTGGTTTTTAGATCGATCGATTGAATCGCTAGTCCAGCTTTTGGTTGATCAATAATTTTATAAGTTAAAGGTACCATTTGGTATGGACTGGTTACTGGTATTTTGACTTCTGCCGTTTGCGGGGTGATTTCAACTTTCACAGGGTTCCCCTTTTTATCTAATGCATGAAGCGGAACTTGCTCAGTAATCATTTTGTTTGCATTTTCTACATTAATGAACGCTTTCACAAAAGCGACGGATTCTACTTCTTCTTTGGTACCAGAAATGTGAACTTTACTTGGGGTCACAATCGCATCACCAGTTTGAAATCCTTCTGCTGCTTTTCCCAGTTGATCAACGAGAATCGGCATCTCGATCCGATGTTTTTCCTCAATTTTCACTTTTAAGGTACGAGGCTGAATGTCAATATCAATTCCTCTTGGAAAACCGGTATATTGAATAGGAACATCAAAGGTTCCTTTTTTATAGGAAGTTAGGTCAACAAAAAATTGACCTTTATCAATCATTTTGCCATCCTGAATCTCCCCAATTGTCCTAGTATTACTTTTTAAGGTAACCGTTACTCTTTTTGTTAGAACATCAACTACATACTGTTCTTCGTTATATTTCGGAATTACATTCGCTTCATATATATATGCATTCTCCCTTTGATCGATCGGGGTTAGACTTGGATTGGCTGTTTGCTCCATGTT contains:
- a CDS encoding CdaR family protein, encoding MDNWLKNNNVLKALSLIIAIMLWLVVNMEQTANPSLTPIDQRENAYIYEANVIPKYNEEQYVVDVLTKRVTVTLKSNTRTIGEIQDGKMIDKGQFFVDLTSYKKGTFDVPIQYTGFPRGIDIDIQPRTLKVKIEEKHRIEMPILVDQLGKAAEGFQTGDAIVTPSKVHISGTKEEVESVAFVKAFINVENANKMITEQVPLHALDKKGNPVKVEITPQTAEVKIPVTSPYQMVPLTYKIIDQPKAGLAIQSIDLKTKDVTLYGPEEIVSKYEVYQGPNVSVANLPIGKNSIQLKIPVASGLYKTEPDQIQLEITIVKSEKKDFKNIGIDLNGLSKGLKGIIISPTTINLTLEGAPDILRSTRNDDIQAFVDLTNLPPGEHEVELQYNVPLYTKVINTKEKVKVRIVKE